Genomic DNA from Paenibacillus donghaensis:
CCTCCGGCAGCAGTCCAGGCGGGCTCAGCGTTTCACGGAACTCCGCCAGTGTGACCACCTTGACGCCGAAATCCTGCAGCGTGCGCTCATAGCCCAGCAGCATCCCGTTGTACGCCGCGTTGCCGCCCATCCCGGCTGCGGCCTGCACGGCATGCAGCGGATCATAGCCATCACGGACCGCGACGATCTCCTTGCGCAGCATAATCGCTGCGGCGATGCCAGCAGTTAACGGGCTGTCGGTTATGCCAAGCGCGATCTTGCTTAATGCGCCGCGGGTGGCGAGCGGAATCAGCACCAGCTCCGCCTCCCGCAAGGCTTGCTCGATTTCGGCCAGCTCCGTTAATCTAGACGCGGACAGCTGTGACAGCAGCTTCTCATCCAGCATAGGCAAGCCGGGACTGTCATCGATGACAAGGCTGTAGCGGTACAGCGGGTAATCCGCCAGCACCCTGGCTACACAACCTTCGTTCACTGTACCGCCGCTGAGAAACACAACGACTCTCCTGCTCAGCGCAGGCAGCAGCGACTCCAGCATCTGGCGGATTAAGGCCTCGGCGTTCATCACAGGCCACCTCTTCCCGCACTCATTGCGATCCCGATCGGAGTAACCAGCAGCGGATTATCCGGCTTCCGTACGCTGAGCGAAGTGTATTTGGCGAAGACCTCCTCGATCCCCTGCAGGCAGCAGCTGCCTCCTGCCAGATACACCGTTTCGATATCCTGCGGAATGTAGCTCATCGCAATATGGGCCATTTTCTCAATCACCGGCTGCACGACGGGGGACAGCATGCGGTGCTGCTCCGGGTCATGCTTCAGCTGCTCCGCCGCAGCGAAATCCACATCGAGGTTCCCGGAGATTACCAGCGTCATATGCACGCCGCCTGTCGGTTCATCGGCGGAAGCCGCCACCGTGCCGTCCCTGATAATGGAGATGCCGGTTGTGCCGCCGCCGATGTCCACCACCGCGCCGCTACTTACCTGCAGCACCTTCGCTGCCGCTTCAGGCTCATCAATCACATGGATCACCCGGAAGCCCGCAGCTTCAACCACATGGGTGATCACCTTCACGTTGCCGGGCGAAATCCCAGGCGGAATGGCCGTAGCCGCTTCGTATAGCACCGTGCCGAGGCGCTGCTCCAGACGTTCCTTCATCTCTTGCAGCAGCGTAACCGCACGGACGTATTCAACCACAATGCCATCTCTGACCACATGGGCTTTCTCCAGAGCGCCGCCTACCGGCCTATCATCCTGGTCAAGCACCGTAATCACGATATTCGAGGTACCCAGATCCACGCCGACCTTGTAGGGCAGCTTAAAGTCTTTATCCTCAAAAGGCTGTGAATCATCCATCGCCAGCTCCATTTCACGGACCAGCAGATTGACCCGCTCCATGCTGTGCTCAGCGCCCATAGGCTTCACTCTTGCTGCACTGCAGTGATCCGAACGGTGTCTCCGTTCTTCACCTCTGCCGCATTTGCCTCATCGGTATCGATATGCATCTCCAGCACGAAATCACGGCTGGCACGAATACGCACATCATGAAGCGTAATTTTCTT
This window encodes:
- the eutJ gene encoding ethanolamine utilization protein EutJ, whose product is MGAEHSMERVNLLVREMELAMDDSQPFEDKDFKLPYKVGVDLGTSNIVITVLDQDDRPVGGALEKAHVVRDGIVVEYVRAVTLLQEMKERLEQRLGTVLYEAATAIPPGISPGNVKVITHVVEAAGFRVIHVIDEPEAAAKVLQVSSGAVVDIGGGTTGISIIRDGTVAASADEPTGGVHMTLVISGNLDVDFAAAEQLKHDPEQHRMLSPVVQPVIEKMAHIAMSYIPQDIETVYLAGGSCCLQGIEEVFAKYTSLSVRKPDNPLLVTPIGIAMSAGRGGL